From a region of the Pongo abelii isolate AG06213 chromosome 9, NHGRI_mPonAbe1-v2.0_pri, whole genome shotgun sequence genome:
- the DRAP1 gene encoding dr1-associated corepressor, translated as MPSKKKKYNARFPPARIKKIMQTDEEIGKVAAAVPVIISRALELFLESLLKKACQVTQSRNAKTMTTSHLKQCIELEQQFDFLKDLVASVPDMQGDGEDNHMDGDKGARRGRKPGSGGRKNGGMGTKSKDKKLSGTDSEQEDESEDTDTDGEEETSQPPPQASHPPAHFQSPPTPFLPFASTLPLPPAPPGPSAPDEEDEEDYDS; from the exons ATGCCGAGCAAGAAGAAGAAGTACAACGCGCGGTTTCCGCCG GCGCGGATCAAGAAGATCATGCAGACAGACGAAGAGATTGGGAAGGTGGCGGCGGCGGTGCCTGTCATCATCT CCCGGGCGCTCGAGCTCTTCCTAGAGTCGCTGTTGAAGAAGGCCTGCCAGGTGACCCAGTCGCGGAACGCGAAGACCATGACCACATCCCACCT gaagcagTGCATCGAGCTGGAGCAGCAGTTTGACTTCTTGAAGGACCTGGTGGCATCTGTTCCCGACATGCAGGGGGACGGGGAGGACAACCACATGGATGGGGACAAGGGCGCCCGCAG GGGCCGGAAGCCAGGCAGCGGCGGCCGGAAGAATGGTGGGATGGGAACGAAAAGCAAAGACAAGAAGCTGTCCGGGACAGACTCGGAGCAGGAG GATGAATCTGAGGACACAGATACTGATGGGGAAGAGGAGACATCacaacccccaccccaggccagcCACCCTCCTGCTCACTTTCAGAG CCCCCCGACACCCTTCCTGCCCTTCGCCTCTACTCTGCCTTTGCCCCCAGCGCCCCCAGGCCCCTCAGCACCTGATGAAGAGGACGAAGAAGATTATGACTCCTAG
- the C9H11orf68 gene encoding UPF0696 protein C11orf68 homolog isoform X2, producing MAAAVAGVGRGGGGAETRQERSRARGWAGVERSEGRRMEPGEELEEEDSPGGREDGFTAEHLAAEAMAADMDPWLVFDARTTPATELDAWLAKYPPSQVTRYGDPGSPNSEPVGWIAVYGQGYSPNSGDVQGLQAAWEALQTSGRPITPGTLRQLAITHHVLSGKWLMHLAPGFKLDHAWAGIARAVVEGRLQVAKVSPRAKEGGRQVICVYTDDFTDRLGVLEADSAIRAAGIKCLLTYKPDVYTYLGIYRANRWHLCPTLYESRFQLGGSARGSRVLDRANNVELT from the exons ATGGCGGCGGCCGTGGCGGGGGTGGGGCGCGGCGGCGGTGGCGCGGAGACCCGGCAGGAGCGGAGCCGGGCCCGGGGCTGGGCCGGCGTCGAACGCAGCGAAGGCCGGAG GATGGAACCAGGTGAGGAGCTGGAAGAGGAGGACTCTCCAGGTGGCCGTGAGGATGGCTTCACCGCCGAGCACCTGGCTGCAGAGGCCATGGCAGCTGACATGGACCCCTGGCTAGTGTTTGATGCCCGCACCACGCCTGCCACTGAGCTGGATGCCTGGCTGGCCAAGTACCCACCATCCCAAGTTACCCGCTATGGGGACCCCGGTTCACCCAACTCAGAGCCTGTGGGCTGGATTGCAGTGTATGGGCAGGGCTACAGCCCCAACTCTGGGGACGTGCAGGGCCTGCAGGCAGCCTGGGAAGCTCTGCAGACCAGTGGGCGGCCCATCACACCGGGTACCCTGCGCCAGCTCGCCATCACCCACCACGTGCTCTCGGGCAAGTGGCTTATGCATCTGGCACCGGGCTTCAAGCTGGACCATGCCTGGGCTGGCATTGCCCGGGCCGTGGTTGAAGGCCGGCTTCAGGTGGCCAAGGTGAGCCCACGGGCCAAGGAGGGTGGGCGCCAGGTCATCTGTGTTTACACAGACGACTTCACGGACCGCTTGGGTGTACTGGAGGCGGATTCAGCCATCCGTGCAGCGGGCATTAAGTGCCTGCTAACCTACAAGCCTGATGTCTACACCTACCTGGGCATCTACCGGGCCAATCGCTGGCACCTCTGCCCCACTCTCTATGAGAGCCGTTTCCAGCTTGGGGGCAGTGCCCGTGGCTCCCGAGTGCTTGACCGTGCCAACAACGTGGAACTGACCTAG
- the C9H11orf68 gene encoding UPF0696 protein C11orf68 homolog isoform X1 gives MAAAVAGVGRGGGGAETRQERSRARGWAGVERSEGRSRMEPGEELEEEDSPGGREDGFTAEHLAAEAMAADMDPWLVFDARTTPATELDAWLAKYPPSQVTRYGDPGSPNSEPVGWIAVYGQGYSPNSGDVQGLQAAWEALQTSGRPITPGTLRQLAITHHVLSGKWLMHLAPGFKLDHAWAGIARAVVEGRLQVAKVSPRAKEGGRQVICVYTDDFTDRLGVLEADSAIRAAGIKCLLTYKPDVYTYLGIYRANRWHLCPTLYESRFQLGGSARGSRVLDRANNVELT, from the exons ATGGCGGCGGCCGTGGCGGGGGTGGGGCGCGGCGGCGGTGGCGCGGAGACCCGGCAGGAGCGGAGCCGGGCCCGGGGCTGGGCCGGCGTCGAACGCAGCGAAGGCCGGAG CAGGATGGAACCAGGTGAGGAGCTGGAAGAGGAGGACTCTCCAGGTGGCCGTGAGGATGGCTTCACCGCCGAGCACCTGGCTGCAGAGGCCATGGCAGCTGACATGGACCCCTGGCTAGTGTTTGATGCCCGCACCACGCCTGCCACTGAGCTGGATGCCTGGCTGGCCAAGTACCCACCATCCCAAGTTACCCGCTATGGGGACCCCGGTTCACCCAACTCAGAGCCTGTGGGCTGGATTGCAGTGTATGGGCAGGGCTACAGCCCCAACTCTGGGGACGTGCAGGGCCTGCAGGCAGCCTGGGAAGCTCTGCAGACCAGTGGGCGGCCCATCACACCGGGTACCCTGCGCCAGCTCGCCATCACCCACCACGTGCTCTCGGGCAAGTGGCTTATGCATCTGGCACCGGGCTTCAAGCTGGACCATGCCTGGGCTGGCATTGCCCGGGCCGTGGTTGAAGGCCGGCTTCAGGTGGCCAAGGTGAGCCCACGGGCCAAGGAGGGTGGGCGCCAGGTCATCTGTGTTTACACAGACGACTTCACGGACCGCTTGGGTGTACTGGAGGCGGATTCAGCCATCCGTGCAGCGGGCATTAAGTGCCTGCTAACCTACAAGCCTGATGTCTACACCTACCTGGGCATCTACCGGGCCAATCGCTGGCACCTCTGCCCCACTCTCTATGAGAGCCGTTTCCAGCTTGGGGGCAGTGCCCGTGGCTCCCGAGTGCTTGACCGTGCCAACAACGTGGAACTGACCTAG